The proteins below come from a single Myxococcota bacterium genomic window:
- a CDS encoding acyltransferase yields the protein MNAALLRAIYRWDRLRFAAFAARFGERLRADPSASPNLRFARLRIEPGGRLEVGAGFAAERARGNYVWIQSGGLVSLGPRVWLRTECGENRITAAEGARVEIGARCLINGAMLHANVAIRMGADSMIGFGSRVLDSDFHDLDVDTPERSAPVTIGERTWIASDVTILQGVTIGDDVVIGARSVVTRDVPSRTLALGFPAKPVRSIGPRARLPE from the coding sequence ATGAACGCCGCCCTGCTCCGCGCCATCTACCGCTGGGACCGCCTGCGCTTCGCGGCCTTTGCTGCGCGCTTCGGCGAGAGACTGCGCGCGGACCCGAGCGCCTCGCCCAACCTGCGCTTCGCGCGGCTGCGCATCGAGCCGGGCGGGCGGCTCGAGGTCGGGGCCGGCTTCGCGGCGGAGCGCGCGCGCGGTAACTACGTGTGGATCCAGTCGGGCGGCCTCGTGTCACTGGGCCCGCGCGTGTGGCTGCGCACCGAGTGCGGCGAGAACCGCATCACCGCGGCCGAAGGCGCTCGCGTGGAGATCGGCGCGCGCTGTCTTATCAACGGCGCCATGCTGCACGCCAACGTGGCCATCCGGATGGGCGCGGACTCGATGATCGGCTTCGGCTCGCGCGTGCTCGACTCCGACTTCCACGACCTCGACGTGGACACGCCGGAACGCAGCGCACCGGTCACGATCGGCGAGCGCACCTGGATCGCGTCGGACGTGACCATCCTGCAGGGAGTCACGATCGGCGACGACGTGGTGATCGGCGCGCGTTCGGTCGTGACTCGCGACGTGCCTTCGCGCACGCTCGCGCTCGGCTTTCCCGCCAAGCCCGTCCGCTCGATCGGGCCGCGTGCTAGGTTGCCGGAATGA